Within Patescibacteria group bacterium, the genomic segment ATTATAAAACCGTCGGTTGCCGATCTTGTCATGCCATCTTTTTTCCAATTCTTTGTGAGTCAAGTAGCTGCGGGAGAGTATCCACGGGTCTTCAAAGATGATTTTTTCAGCGGTACAGCCAACCGCCACCGCGTAATGCCCGTCATCCCAGTGCCGGCTCCAGTCTTCAACTTTTTTCATCGGCCAGGCCTGAAGGAGAAGGATTACCGGTATCCCCCTGCCAATATAATTTTTCACCTCCTCAATCGTCATTCTTCCGGCCTGGCATTTCAGGCCGTATTTTTTTACGGTTTTTTTCATGCCGCTGATCGGGGTGCCGTCCTTGGTGGTGCCCGCCATTTCCATTATGTCGTCTTCGCGGGCATGGATGCCATAATAGGCAAAAACCGCTTGCAGAGCTTTTGGCCCGCAGTCCCAGACATAAGTTTGGATTAATTCCGGCAATTTTATCATTTTCATAGTTCACTCCTTCAGAAGGGGTTAATTATTTTTTGCTTGTCCGGTGAAATAATTCGTTTCCAATTGGGCGTATTTGGGCCAGTTTATGAATTCTTTTTTATATAGGTTGTGTTTTTTGATGACATAAAAATTAGCGAAAGCCAACGACGGAAAAAGGCCAGACAAAAATCTGGCGATTGTTTTTGGAAAAGGATAAAATTGCGAACCGCGGAATTGCTCTATCCGGCAGAAGGAAGCGCCTATACTGCGGTAGAAGAAGGCCACATCCTTTTTGGAAAAGACGCGGACATGAGCCGATATGAGCTTATTACCGGTCGGATGCCAGCCCAAGGCCATAAGGAAGCGATTATGCAGGGACAAGAGATTGGGCGCGCCCATAAAAAATACGCCGTTCACTTTCAAGCACCTGAATATTTCATGGTTTATCCAAAAAATTTCTTTCGTATGCTCAAGAACCTGGTTGGCAATAATGAAATCAATTGATTCGTCTTCAAAGGGCAGTTTGTCTTTTTCTATATCGGCGGAAATATGCTTTATGCCAAGCGATTCAAGTTTTTCCCTGTTCCAGGAGCCGAAATCCACGCCGAACAGTTCGGCTTCCGGATGGCATCGTTTGATTATGGACAGGTCGTCTCCGTTTCCGCATCCGATATCCACGCATTTTATTATTTTAATGTCCTTGGCGACTTTTTCAAGTATGTGCCGGCCGTACGTTTCGTTGTGGTCCACGATAGCCAGGCGGCTTGTCGAGCCGGGGATAACTTTTTTATAAATCATAATAAAAAAAACGTTGAAAGAATTAATTCTCGGAATAAACCCATGGGTTTGCCGTTATTTATGAGCGCGGGACATTATGCCATTAAAACCGAAGCAATGAAAAAATAAATTAAAACGCTTAAAACGTCCTGGATAATCGTGGTGAAAGGGCCGCTTCCTATAGCCGGATCATTTTTGGATTTCACGAGAAGAAAGGGGATGCCTATGGCGAAAATCGTTGCGGCGATGATTGAACAGAAGACGGCAAAACCGATAACCGCGCCCAGCAATTGGGATTGCCAGGCGATCAGGGAGATGCCCGCGATGACCAGCCAGCAGACGGCGCCGATTAAAGCGGAGACGCCTATTTGTTTCAGGCCATACTTCAGGATAGGCACCTTTTGGGAAACAGCAAGGTCGCGTATATACAAAGTTTGAGTTTGCGCCCCGACCGCGTTTGCCATATACACTATCAGGGGTATAAAGGCGGCGAGAATCACTTCTCTTTCAAGAATGCCCTCAAAACCGCTTATTATTTTGGCCGCCAGCAGCCCTCCGAACAGGCCGACTATAATCCAAGGGGTTCTGTGGACAAAGCTCTTGAAAACGGATAATTTGCCTCCGTCCGCCGAATTATTGGGAATAATGCCCGACATTAGCATAAAATCTTCATTGGCTTCATCGGCAAGGATGTTTAATATGTCATCGCTTGAGACAACTCCTATAAATTTATTTTCCTTGCCAACAACCGGAACCGATTTGATATTGTTTTTTAAAGCCAAATAAGCCACTTTTTCCTTGTCCGTGTCCGGCCGGGCTTTTACGATATCCGTGGCCATATAGTT encodes:
- a CDS encoding cysteine peptidase family C39 domain-containing protein codes for the protein MKMIKLPELIQTYVWDCGPKALQAVFAYYGIHAREDDIMEMAGTTKDGTPISGMKKTVKKYGLKCQAGRMTIEEVKNYIGRGIPVILLLQAWPMKKVEDWSRHWDDGHYAVAVGCTAEKIIFEDPWILSRSYLTHKELEKRWHDKIGNRRFYNFGLAICGQENSRSLKKMVRMG
- a CDS encoding class I SAM-dependent methyltransferase, with translation MVDHNETYGRHILEKVAKDIKIIKCVDIGCGNGDDLSIIKRCHPEAELFGVDFGSWNREKLESLGIKHISADIEKDKLPFEDESIDFIIANQVLEHTKEIFWINHEIFRCLKVNGVFFMGAPNLLSLHNRFLMALGWHPTGNKLISAHVRVFSKKDVAFFYRSIGASFCRIEQFRGSQFYPFPKTIARFLSGLFPSLAFANFYVIKKHNLYKKEFINWPKYAQLETNYFTGQAKNN
- a CDS encoding magnesium transporter; protein product: MRLLNSTGKITTKVPTCGSDQKAEEVKKYILENAAKFETINYIYVLSKSKKLKGIISIHELFGCSPEAYIRNYMATDIVKARPDTDKEKVAYLALKNNIKSVPVVGKENKFIGVVSSDDILNILADEANEDFMLMSGIIPNNSADGGKLSVFKSFVHRTPWIIVGLFGGLLAAKIISGFEGILEREVILAAFIPLIVYMANAVGAQTQTLYIRDLAVSQKVPILKYGLKQIGVSALIGAVCWLVIAGISLIAWQSQLLGAVIGFAVFCSIIAATIFAIGIPFLLVKSKNDPAIGSGPFTTIIQDVLSVLIYFFIASVLMA